From the genome of Desulfosporosinus sp. Sb-LF, one region includes:
- a CDS encoding methyl-accepting chemotaxis protein codes for MTKFEAYRLIVSDVQQFFNDDVAITLFDTEKIVAYYPGKMINTKAKIGNPPTPGSNVLEALTSGKRIVRRVSKELFGVPFVGVALPIFEESKIVGCLAIACSVELYDNLFATGKEILGAVVTISSYAHNLSGATEELAATIRSMDDETEHVSTEMRRTNELTQQIKKISKQSNILGLNAAIEASRAGEHGRGFAIVSEEVRRLASNTDASTKAIDSNVQEVQSSVGLLIGAIKQLTAVTENHANDVSEIAHSLSRIESMAKKLVEMGQS; via the coding sequence CAGACGTTCAGCAGTTTTTCAATGATGACGTTGCTATTACACTTTTCGATACGGAGAAGATTGTTGCTTATTACCCGGGAAAAATGATCAATACTAAGGCCAAGATTGGGAACCCACCTACTCCGGGCTCAAATGTTTTGGAAGCTCTCACGAGCGGAAAGCGCATTGTAAGGCGTGTTTCAAAAGAACTTTTTGGTGTTCCCTTTGTCGGTGTTGCCCTACCAATCTTTGAAGAGTCGAAAATTGTCGGTTGCCTTGCTATTGCTTGTTCCGTTGAGCTTTATGATAATCTTTTCGCAACGGGTAAGGAAATTCTCGGGGCTGTGGTAACGATTTCTTCCTATGCTCACAACTTGTCAGGTGCTACTGAAGAACTAGCGGCAACGATTCGGAGTATGGACGATGAGACTGAACATGTAAGCACAGAGATGCGTAGAACCAACGAATTGACACAGCAAATCAAGAAGATTTCTAAACAGAGTAATATCTTAGGGCTCAATGCCGCTATTGAAGCTTCCCGGGCGGGTGAACATGGACGGGGGTTTGCCATTGTATCGGAAGAAGTCAGGAGGCTTGCTTCGAATACTGATGCTTCCACTAAAGCAATCGACAGTAATGTTCAAGAGGTTCAATCCTCCGTGGGACTTTTAATTGGGGCCATTAAGCAACTGACAGCAGTAACTGAAAATCATGCTAATGATGTTTCGGAAATTGCCCATAGTCTATCAAGAATTGAGAGTATGGCCAAGAAACTTGTGGAAATGGGACAAAGCTAA
- a CDS encoding DUF4352 domain-containing protein, which translates to MLEFVDTPKVGRQRRYCSQIEYSLLVLLIPMMLFLLGAGALATKAHTNSPQYQMLQTSTIIQQETYVIGETFKMGNLQYRINSVRTSDGEGNVVTPPREGSTFLLVDLTIENQGSTDAEVRSMIGFKLKDKDGKKQNFNREVTLAVKDAIDGTIKAGGTMTGELGYEVVKGAQTFELAIISDPLSSKTKIANVKIPMQ; encoded by the coding sequence ATGTTGGAATTCGTAGACACACCAAAGGTGGGGAGACAACGTCGGTATTGCTCTCAGATTGAATATAGCCTGCTCGTCCTCCTAATTCCGATGATGCTCTTCTTATTAGGAGCTGGCGCTTTAGCGACTAAGGCTCATACTAATTCACCACAATATCAAATGCTGCAAACTTCGACTATAATTCAGCAAGAGACTTATGTAATTGGGGAGACTTTCAAGATGGGGAATCTCCAATATAGAATAAACAGCGTAAGAACTTCGGACGGCGAAGGAAATGTAGTTACGCCACCACGTGAGGGTAGTACTTTCCTTCTGGTAGATCTCACTATAGAAAATCAGGGAAGTACCGATGCCGAAGTTAGGAGTATGATAGGGTTTAAGCTAAAAGATAAAGATGGGAAAAAGCAAAACTTTAATAGGGAAGTCACTCTAGCAGTTAAGGATGCGATAGACGGTACAATTAAAGCTGGAGGAACGATGACAGGTGAATTAGGGTATGAGGTGGTAAAGGGAGCTCAGACATTTGAGTTAGCGATTATCTCTGACCCTTTAAGTTCCAAAACTAAAATTGCAAACGTTAAAATCCCCATGCAATAA
- a CDS encoding DUF4363 family protein yields MRKFLVIAIPIVTLVFFVLVMLSGNVFKQSLGGDDNIPQSIETLMKDANQENWDAANQNADHLNRVWNKIVNRVQFSSERDEINAFTINIARVRGAIQAKDKSVVLTELSEAYEHWKELGK; encoded by the coding sequence ATGAGGAAGTTCTTGGTAATAGCTATTCCAATAGTTACACTCGTTTTCTTTGTTTTGGTCATGCTAAGTGGTAATGTATTCAAACAATCTTTAGGGGGTGATGACAATATTCCACAATCCATTGAAACCCTTATGAAGGATGCCAATCAGGAAAATTGGGATGCAGCTAACCAAAATGCAGATCATTTAAATAGAGTATGGAATAAAATAGTCAACAGAGTGCAATTTAGTTCAGAACGTGATGAAATTAATGCTTTTACAATAAATATTGCAAGGGTTAGGGGTGCTATTCAAGCTAAAGATAAATCAGTAGTACTAACTGAATTAAGTGAGGCATATGAGCATTGGAAAGAACTTGGTAAATAA
- a CDS encoding DUF421 domain-containing protein has translation MDEGLVVIVRAVIGFFSLLIFARIIGKEQISQLNFFDYVLGITIGSIAASLTTDLSSRAWPHWVGLLTWCLLGYIMNSISLKWRYAAKYLEGEPTIVIMNGKIMEKALKKQKYQISEVLELLRNKGVFDLTQVDFALIEPNGQLSVLLKPEHLPLTPKEMKIAVSPSGISTELVYDGIIIEENLRQLNKDKAWLLKELKKQGIKKISEVFLVTLNPAGSLYVDRYEDHLTKITDIGDYKGPY, from the coding sequence ATGGATGAGGGCCTAGTGGTAATTGTTAGAGCTGTAATAGGTTTTTTTTCTCTTCTCATTTTTGCAAGAATCATTGGAAAAGAACAAATAAGCCAACTTAACTTTTTTGATTATGTACTGGGGATTACAATTGGTTCCATTGCAGCTTCCTTAACAACAGATTTATCCAGTCGGGCGTGGCCACATTGGGTAGGCCTTTTAACTTGGTGTTTATTGGGATACATAATGAACTCAATATCATTAAAATGGAGATATGCAGCAAAGTATTTAGAAGGGGAACCAACGATTGTCATAATGAACGGCAAGATTATGGAAAAAGCATTGAAAAAGCAGAAATATCAGATCTCGGAGGTTTTAGAGCTTCTCCGGAACAAAGGAGTATTTGACTTAACCCAAGTAGATTTTGCACTAATAGAACCTAATGGTCAGCTATCAGTATTATTAAAGCCAGAACACCTACCTTTAACTCCCAAGGAGATGAAAATTGCTGTTTCTCCTTCTGGAATAAGTACAGAATTAGTTTACGATGGAATTATTATCGAAGAAAATCTAAGACAGCTTAATAAAGATAAGGCTTGGCTACTAAAGGAGCTCAAGAAGCAGGGAATCAAGAAAATATCTGAGGTTTTTTTGGTTACGCTTAATCCGGCGGGGAGCTTGTATGTTGATAGGTACGAAGATCATTTAACGAAGATTACTGATATTGGGGATTATAAAGGACCCTACTAA
- a CDS encoding ferredoxin — MFATVNSDCIGCGACEAICPQVFRMNSYEIAEAYKNPVPQDAEESAKEAAKSCPVAAIILE, encoded by the coding sequence ATGTTTGCTACCGTAAATTCAGATTGTATCGGATGCGGTGCTTGTGAAGCGATTTGTCCACAAGTTTTCAGGATGAATAGCTACGAGATTGCCGAAGCCTATAAAAATCCTGTTCCACAAGATGCCGAAGAATCGGCTAAAGAAGCGGCCAAAAGTTGCCCAGTTGCAGCAATTATTTTGGAATGA
- a CDS encoding class I SAM-dependent methyltransferase codes for MPDDKILALPQELLILGAAVKTGMVEALRRNTTYAGLTEELSLNPRAVRVVVEALADLGYVSRQGETITLSEEAQKMIYDPASPNYVGFAFMHRYNMIRSWVQLPEVLSSGQPASSDQDPENTRYFMEGMRHGAQKSAPAIADFLLTDTINGVQVLDIGGGPLIYGSAFTARGAKVTVLDLPPVVQLMQEKAEKAGITMFPGDFNLGLPPGPFDLAYLGNICHIFSETENRELFRKVSQVLVPGGRIAIVDMVRGTNPFAAVFGVNMLVNTANGGTWTLDQYTDWLFSAGFQEVKLNEVSGRQIVTAMCKKGAQN; via the coding sequence ATGCCGGATGATAAAATTTTGGCCTTACCCCAGGAACTCTTAATCTTAGGTGCTGCAGTGAAAACCGGAATGGTCGAGGCTTTGCGCAGAAACACTACTTACGCTGGCCTGACGGAAGAATTATCATTAAATCCCCGAGCCGTTAGGGTGGTGGTGGAAGCTTTGGCCGATCTTGGTTATGTAAGCAGGCAGGGAGAAACAATAACCCTGTCAGAAGAGGCACAAAAAATGATCTATGACCCAGCATCGCCAAATTATGTGGGCTTTGCCTTTATGCACCGCTATAATATGATCCGATCCTGGGTCCAATTGCCTGAAGTTCTTTCCAGTGGCCAACCAGCGTCCTCAGACCAGGACCCGGAAAACACCCGCTATTTTATGGAAGGCATGCGTCATGGCGCGCAAAAGAGTGCTCCAGCCATTGCAGATTTTCTTCTAACAGACACAATCAATGGGGTGCAGGTGCTGGATATCGGGGGCGGGCCTCTAATTTATGGCAGTGCCTTTACTGCCCGAGGGGCCAAAGTGACAGTTTTGGATCTGCCTCCAGTAGTACAATTAATGCAGGAGAAAGCAGAAAAAGCTGGTATCACCATGTTCCCAGGGGACTTCAACTTGGGATTACCCCCTGGACCCTTTGATCTGGCTTATCTAGGTAATATCTGTCATATTTTCAGTGAGACCGAAAACCGAGAATTGTTCAGAAAGGTCAGTCAGGTACTAGTTCCCGGCGGGCGCATCGCCATTGTCGATATGGTGCGCGGAACTAATCCCTTTGCAGCTGTTTTTGGTGTAAATATGTTGGTCAATACTGCCAATGGCGGCACTTGGACCCTGGACCAGTATACGGATTGGCTGTTCAGCGCAGGTTTCCAAGAGGTGAAGTTAAACGAAGTGTCTGGCCGCCAAATCGTTACCGCTATGTGCAAGAAAGGAGCGCAAAATTAA
- a CDS encoding NUDIX hydrolase translates to MYMFETIKNYSPYNDQEIKDKEVIIYCTEVFEDVLTRNNQVAHFTSSAFVVNRTYDKVLMIHHNIYNSWSWIGGHADGEEDLLAVAMKELEEETGVKNCHPVTPTIFSLDVLTVLGHKKRGNYVSPHLHLSVAYLIEADENDLLMVKEDENSGVQWIPIDEINVYSTEPHMHKVYEKLISRLQLINKGAL, encoded by the coding sequence ATATACATGTTTGAGACAATAAAAAACTATAGTCCCTATAATGATCAAGAAATAAAGGATAAAGAAGTCATTATCTATTGTACAGAGGTATTCGAGGACGTTTTAACTAGGAATAATCAGGTTGCCCATTTTACAAGCTCGGCATTTGTAGTAAATAGAACATATGATAAGGTGCTCATGATACATCATAATATCTATAATTCTTGGTCTTGGATAGGAGGCCATGCCGATGGAGAAGAAGACTTATTGGCGGTTGCCATGAAAGAATTAGAGGAGGAAACTGGGGTGAAAAATTGTCACCCTGTCACTCCAACTATTTTCTCTTTGGACGTACTGACTGTGTTAGGGCATAAAAAACGAGGAAACTACGTATCCCCACATTTGCATTTATCCGTCGCTTATTTAATTGAGGCTGATGAAAACGATTTACTAATGGTTAAAGAAGATGAAAATAGTGGAGTCCAATGGATTCCTATTGATGAGATCAATGTCTATAGTACTGAACCTCATATGCATAAGGTCTATGAGAAGTTAATATCTCGACTTCAACTCATCAACAAAGGTGCTTTATAA